A single window of Vigna unguiculata cultivar IT97K-499-35 chromosome 1, ASM411807v1, whole genome shotgun sequence DNA harbors:
- the LOC114173175 gene encoding transcription termination factor MTEF1, chloroplastic, whose product MFIATPLHTTNLDLHPCFSCYLFLRPQMASASATTLFSSNPMFPSDYHSLSPSPTIPKSFTGLCKPFHSRVPTSIPFFHCRRPKFFVTASVIKWRCPKQTLPPNSDTGFQKKLLYLESIGIDSFSLIENHPMLITTSLTDIKSTVEYITSMDFTATEFRRMVGMCPEILTTNVSDIIPVFTFLHSEVHVCCSDIKRVINRRPRLLVCSVSKRLRPTLYFLQSIGIEEVNKHTDLLSCSVEEKFMPRVDYFENIGFSRRDATIMFRRFPQLFCYSIKNNLEPKYSYFVVEMGRDLKELIEFPQYFSFSLENRIKPRHKKCVEMGVCFPLPALLKTKEVKFQSRLEVFVNSSTPLKTSPLWCAGCDLYEV is encoded by the exons ATGTTCATAGCCACACCACTCCACACCACTAACCTCGATCTGCATCCTTGTTTCTCCTGTTATCTCTTCTTGAGACCCCAAATGGCTTCTGCCAGTGCCACCACTCTCTTCTCCTCTAACCCCATGTTTCCCTCTGACTACCACTCTCTCTCCCCCTCTCCAACCATTCCTAAATCCTTCACCGGCCTCTGCAAGCCTTTCCATTCGAGGGTTCCCACTTCCATCCCCTTCTTCCATTGCAGAAGACCAAAGTTCTTTGTCACAGCTTCT GTAATAAAGTGGAGATGTCCAAAGCAAACCCTCCCTCCCAATTCAGATACTGGTTTCCAAAAGAAACTCCTCTATCTAGAATCCATTGGCATCGACTCTTTCTCACTAATTGAAAACCATCCAATGCTGATCACTACCTCTCTTACAGACATAAAATCGACTGTGGAATACATCACCTCCATGGATTTCACTGCGACCGAGTTCCGGCGTATGGTTGGCATGTGCCCTGAGATTCTGACCACCAATGTCTCCGACATAATACCTGTCTTCACCTTCCTTCATAGCGAGGTACACGTGTGTTGTTCAGACATTAAGCGGGTTATAAATCGCCGTCCCAGGTTGCTTGTCTGCAGTGTTAGTAAGAGACTTCGTCCTACCCTATACTTCCTCCAAAGTATTGGCATAGAAGAGGTAAACAAGCACACTGACTTGCTATCATGTAGTGTTGAAGAAAAGTTCATGCCCAGAGTTGATTACTTTGAGAATATTGGGTTTTCTCGCCGTGATGCAACTATAATGTTTCGCAGATTTCCTCAGCTGTTTTGTTatagtattaaaaataatttggagCCTAAATACAGTTACTTTGTGGTGGAGATGGGGAGAGATTTGAAGGAGCTGATAGAATTTCCACAATATTTCTCATTTAGCCTTGAGAATAGAATTAAGCCTAGGCATAAAAAGTGTGTAGAAATGGGGGTCTGTTTTCCTCTCCCTGCTTTGTTAAAAACAAAGGAAGTGAAATTTCAAAGTAGATTGGAAGTGTTTGTAAATTCTTCAACACCCTTGAAAACATCCCCTCTGTGGTGTGCTGGCTGTGATCTTTATGAAGTATAG